In Streptomyces sp. NBC_00091, the following proteins share a genomic window:
- a CDS encoding MFS transporter, translating into MTSTQLATPRIPGAARRPGRPGVALVVIAACQLMVVLDATIVNIALPHIQTALSFSTTDLSWVISAYTLAFGGLLLLGGRAGDIMGRRRVFVAGILLFTLASLLGGFAQEPWQLLAARAVQGIGGAIASPTALALITTTFAEGPDRNRAFGVFAAVSAGGGAIGLLAGGMLTEWLDWRWVLFVNVPIGVLIAVLAPLYINESERHPGRFDAAGALTSTGGMTVLVYGFIRASEDGWRDSLTIGSFAAAVVLLGLFVLIESRAAEPIIPLRMFADRNRAGTYLIMLGLAAAMFGMFFFIVQFVQNVLGFSPIQSGVGFLPVTVAIIVAAGLSQRFLPRLGPKPFMVTGSALTGTGLAWLTLIRTDSTYLSGVLGPMLLFGFGMGLNFVTLTLTAVSGVAPQEAGAASGLLNASQQVGGSLGLSILVTVFGTASRDEAAQQVPEFMAQADPGQLAAFKQTGRLPDPWGDIVLTQGISSAFAAAVAMAGLALATALLVIRVRKSDLEALGGAAAKAGPAA; encoded by the coding sequence GTGACAAGCACCCAACTCGCCACGCCCCGGATACCGGGGGCCGCCCGACGGCCCGGGCGTCCAGGTGTGGCCCTCGTCGTCATCGCCGCCTGCCAGCTGATGGTCGTCCTCGACGCGACGATCGTGAACATCGCGCTCCCGCACATCCAGACCGCCCTCTCCTTCTCCACCACCGACCTCTCCTGGGTGATCAGCGCCTACACCCTGGCGTTCGGCGGCCTGCTGCTGCTCGGCGGCCGGGCCGGCGACATCATGGGCCGGCGTCGTGTCTTCGTGGCCGGAATCCTGCTCTTCACCCTGGCCTCCCTGCTCGGCGGATTCGCCCAGGAGCCCTGGCAGCTGCTGGCCGCCCGCGCCGTCCAGGGCATCGGCGGCGCCATCGCCTCGCCGACCGCACTCGCCCTGATCACCACGACCTTCGCCGAAGGCCCCGACCGCAACCGCGCCTTCGGGGTCTTCGCCGCCGTGTCCGCGGGCGGCGGCGCCATCGGCCTGCTGGCCGGCGGCATGCTCACCGAATGGCTCGACTGGCGCTGGGTGCTCTTCGTCAACGTGCCGATCGGCGTGCTCATCGCGGTCCTCGCCCCGCTCTACATCAACGAGTCCGAACGGCACCCGGGCCGCTTCGACGCGGCCGGGGCGCTCACCTCCACCGGCGGTATGACCGTGCTGGTCTACGGGTTCATCCGCGCGTCCGAGGACGGCTGGCGGGACTCCCTGACCATCGGCTCCTTCGCCGCCGCCGTCGTCCTGCTCGGCCTCTTCGTGCTCATCGAGTCACGGGCCGCGGAACCGATCATCCCGCTGCGGATGTTCGCCGACCGCAACCGCGCCGGCACCTACCTGATCATGCTCGGTCTCGCCGCCGCCATGTTCGGCATGTTCTTCTTCATCGTCCAGTTCGTCCAGAACGTGCTGGGCTTCTCGCCCATCCAGTCCGGAGTCGGCTTCCTGCCCGTGACCGTCGCCATCATCGTGGCCGCCGGGCTCTCGCAGCGGTTCCTGCCGCGCCTGGGGCCCAAGCCGTTCATGGTCACCGGTTCCGCGCTCACCGGGACAGGCCTTGCCTGGCTGACCCTCATCCGCACCGACAGCACGTACCTGTCCGGCGTGCTCGGCCCGATGCTGCTGTTCGGCTTCGGCATGGGCCTCAACTTCGTCACCCTCACCCTCACCGCCGTGTCCGGCGTGGCGCCGCAGGAGGCGGGCGCGGCCTCCGGGCTGCTGAACGCCAGTCAGCAGGTGGGCGGTTCGCTCGGCCTGTCCATCCTGGTCACCGTCTTCGGCACGGCCAGCCGCGACGAAGCCGCCCAGCAGGTGCCGGAGTTCATGGCGCAGGCCGATCCCGGGCAGCTGGCCGCCTTCAAGCAGACCGGGCGGCTGCCGGACCCCTGGGGGGACATCGTCCTCACCCAGGGCATCTCCAGCGCCTTCGCCGCCGCCGTCGCCATGGCGGGGCTGGCCCTGGCCACCGCGCTGCTGGTGATCCGGGTGCGCAAGAGCGACCTGGAGGCCCTGGGAGGCGCTGCGGCCAAGGCCGGTCCGGCGGCCTGA
- a CDS encoding ADP-ribosylglycohydrolase family protein, protein MTADSTPATRYARAMSSLRGLALGDALGSQYFVPVNYPLLKRRELPAGSEPWQWTDDTEMACSVVAVLAVHGRIDQDALAASFADHHDFDRGYGPAVNRMLRLVREGEDWRTLAAELFNGQGSWGNGAAMRIAPLGAWYADDPEQATHQAEISAYTTHQHREAVCGAMAVAAAAALAASPAGPPTATDLLDGVIALVPRSAVGAGVRRARDMLDYGDATTVAAVLGCGRRTSAHDTVPFALWSAARALDDYERAFWTTAQVGGDVDTTCAIVGGVLGARGAAALPQAWLERTEALPDWLPGLPA, encoded by the coding sequence ATGACCGCTGACTCCACTCCCGCAACGCGCTACGCACGCGCCATGTCCAGCCTCCGAGGGCTGGCGCTGGGGGACGCCCTGGGCTCCCAGTACTTCGTTCCCGTCAACTATCCGCTGCTGAAGCGGCGCGAGCTGCCGGCCGGCAGCGAGCCGTGGCAGTGGACCGACGACACCGAGATGGCCTGCTCGGTGGTGGCCGTGCTCGCCGTGCACGGGCGCATAGACCAGGACGCGCTGGCGGCCTCCTTCGCCGACCACCACGACTTCGACCGCGGTTACGGGCCCGCCGTGAACCGGATGCTGCGGCTGGTCCGGGAGGGCGAGGACTGGCGCACGCTGGCCGCCGAGCTCTTCAACGGGCAGGGCTCCTGGGGCAATGGCGCCGCGATGCGCATCGCCCCCCTCGGCGCCTGGTACGCCGACGACCCCGAGCAGGCCACCCACCAGGCGGAGATCTCCGCCTACACCACCCACCAGCACCGCGAGGCGGTGTGCGGGGCGATGGCCGTCGCCGCCGCGGCCGCGCTGGCGGCGTCCCCGGCCGGGCCGCCGACCGCCACGGACCTGCTGGACGGGGTGATCGCGCTGGTGCCGCGCAGTGCCGTGGGCGCGGGGGTGCGCAGGGCGCGGGACATGCTGGACTACGGCGACGCGACCACGGTCGCAGCGGTGCTGGGCTGCGGGCGGCGCACGAGCGCCCATGACACGGTGCCGTTCGCGCTGTGGTCGGCGGCCCGGGCGCTGGACGACTACGAGCGGGCGTTCTGGACCACCGCCCAGGTGGGCGGGGACGTGGACACCACCTGCGCGATCGTCGGCGGGGTACTGGGCGCGCGCGGGGCGGCGGCGCTGCCGCAGGCCTGGCTGGAGCGCACCGAGGCCCTGCCGGACTGGCTGCCGGGCCTGCCCGCCTGA
- a CDS encoding histidine phosphatase family protein, giving the protein MVRPRRIVLVRHGESEGNVDDTVYEREPDHALRLTRAGHEQAAAAGARLRELFGDEHISAYVSPYRRTLQTFRELRLDPARVRMREEPRLREQDWGNWQDRDDVKLQKAYRDAYGHFFYRFAQGESGADVYDRVGSFLESLYRSFEAPDHPENVLLVTHGLTMRLFCMRWFHWSVAEFEALSNPGNGEFRVLLLGPDGRYRMDRPFERWTTPEPYDLDG; this is encoded by the coding sequence ATGGTTCGACCACGGCGCATCGTCCTTGTCCGGCACGGGGAATCGGAGGGAAACGTCGATGACACGGTGTACGAGCGGGAGCCCGACCACGCCCTGCGGCTGACCCGGGCCGGCCACGAACAGGCCGCGGCGGCCGGGGCGCGGCTGCGCGAGCTCTTCGGCGACGAGCACATCAGCGCGTACGTCTCCCCGTACCGCAGGACCCTGCAGACCTTCCGCGAGCTGCGGCTGGACCCGGCGCGGGTACGGATGCGCGAGGAGCCCCGGCTGCGCGAGCAGGACTGGGGGAACTGGCAGGACCGGGACGACGTGAAGCTCCAGAAGGCGTACCGGGACGCGTACGGGCACTTCTTCTACCGTTTCGCGCAGGGCGAGTCGGGCGCCGACGTCTACGACCGGGTCGGTTCCTTCCTGGAGAGCCTCTACCGCAGCTTCGAGGCCCCGGACCATCCCGAGAACGTCCTGCTGGTCACCCACGGACTGACGATGCGGCTGTTCTGCATGCGCTGGTTCCACTGGTCGGTGGCCGAGTTCGAGGCCCTGTCCAACCCCGGGAACGGCGAATTCCGTGTCCTGCTGCTCGGACCGGACGGCCGGTACCGGATGGACCGCCCGTTTGAGCGGTGGACCACACCCGAGCCTTATGACCTGGACGGCTAA
- a CDS encoding YdbC family protein produces MLVKWIRCTVTDRRGFERGQRKWAGLPGEPGFRGQGGGWSRGRQGVAHVFAFWESRSFYDSFMARSHDRLAASQNGTYTDARVTLFDHRFDVKTGFEPRFSDADVVRVAHTRVREGRLDHFALMQEKVWNPAMAGSPGMIRGLFGEAPGREFLVLSMWRAAAEHGKYRQERVERLSLRAQTEADVEALTGDVVDLEPSWTV; encoded by the coding sequence GTGCTGGTCAAGTGGATTCGCTGCACGGTGACGGACCGACGCGGGTTCGAGCGCGGGCAGCGCAAGTGGGCGGGGCTGCCCGGCGAACCGGGATTCCGGGGGCAGGGTGGCGGCTGGAGCAGGGGCCGGCAGGGGGTCGCGCATGTCTTCGCGTTCTGGGAGAGCCGTTCCTTCTACGACTCCTTCATGGCCCGCTCGCACGACAGACTGGCGGCCTCGCAGAACGGCACCTACACCGACGCGCGGGTCACGCTCTTCGACCACCGCTTCGATGTGAAGACCGGCTTCGAGCCGCGCTTCAGCGACGCCGACGTGGTCCGGGTCGCGCACACCCGGGTGCGGGAAGGGCGCCTGGACCACTTCGCGCTGATGCAGGAGAAGGTGTGGAACCCCGCCATGGCGGGCTCGCCCGGCATGATCCGGGGCCTCTTCGGTGAGGCGCCCGGCCGGGAGTTCCTGGTCCTGTCGATGTGGCGGGCGGCGGCCGAGCACGGCAAGTACCGGCAGGAGCGGGTGGAGCGGCTCTCGCTGCGCGCCCAGACCGAGGCCGACGTGGAGGCCCTCACCGGGGACGTCGTGGACCTCGAACCCAGCTGGACGGTATGA
- a CDS encoding arylamine N-acetyltransferase yields the protein MWNGDELDLDAYLARIGLGGRELRPDLGTLYAVHRAHTAAIPFESLDVLLGRPVALEVKAIEDKLVHGRRGGYCYEQNTLLAAALERIGFEVSGRGARNRTRGDSLLAVTHATLVVTVEGEPWLCDAGFGYQGPCEPVPLARPGTEVRQGRWTYAVHEEEGGVLVLRIRRGDVWRDLYAFSPQQYHPVDYVVLNHYSSTHPRSSFVGRTLVQLPGDAVRTTLVGRELTRLHPDGRTEREPVASDGLIDLLDREFGLRLPERDAAELVRIHRSGD from the coding sequence ATGTGGAACGGTGACGAACTGGACCTGGACGCGTACCTGGCGCGGATCGGGCTTGGCGGCCGGGAACTCCGGCCGGACCTCGGGACGTTGTACGCAGTGCATCGCGCCCACACCGCCGCCATCCCCTTCGAGAGCCTGGACGTCCTGCTCGGCCGCCCCGTCGCGCTGGAGGTCAAGGCCATCGAGGACAAGCTCGTGCACGGCCGCCGGGGCGGCTACTGCTACGAGCAGAACACGCTGCTGGCCGCCGCCCTGGAGCGGATCGGCTTCGAGGTCTCCGGGCGCGGCGCCCGCAACCGCACCCGGGGTGACTCCCTGCTGGCGGTGACGCACGCGACCCTCGTCGTCACCGTCGAGGGCGAACCGTGGCTCTGCGACGCCGGATTCGGCTACCAGGGCCCGTGCGAGCCCGTCCCGCTCGCGCGGCCCGGCACCGAGGTGCGCCAGGGGCGGTGGACGTACGCCGTCCACGAGGAGGAGGGCGGCGTCCTCGTGCTCCGCATCCGCCGCGGGGATGTCTGGCGTGACCTGTACGCCTTCTCCCCGCAGCAGTACCACCCCGTCGACTACGTCGTGCTGAACCACTACAGCTCCACGCACCCCCGCTCCTCCTTCGTGGGGCGGACCCTCGTGCAGCTCCCGGGCGATGCCGTGCGCACCACGCTCGTCGGGCGGGAGCTCACCCGCCTCCACCCGGACGGACGGACCGAGCGGGAGCCCGTCGCCTCCGACGGGCTGATCGACCTCCTCGACCGGGAGTTCGGGCTTCGGCTCCCCGAGCGAGATGCGGCGGAACTGGTACGGATCCACCGCTCCGGGGACTGA